One part of the Microbacterium aurugineum genome encodes these proteins:
- a CDS encoding AI-2E family transporter has protein sequence MTVKTELRAPAEDTATQRSNAVSAYARTNPFKFGLLGALGVLVALAIGGVIGQLATVLVYIGVAVFLALGLDPIVTFIERRLPRPAAVTIVVAGVILAFAGIILAIIPLLVEQISNLIKDGPQMVEDFMASAWYKDVSGQFGSTITDAVQGVLDFVQDPDNFLDIGGGVFAVGAGIAGGVTGVTIVLILTLYFMASLRSMKHVAARFVPAYQRDTFSGLLEDVSGAVGRYVIGQASLALINGILSLIFLSIIGAPVPALLALIAFIGSLIPLVGTLTASIINSLICLFVSPLTALIAIIYYLVYMQIEAYVLSPRIMSRAVAVPGALVVIAAVAGGTLGGILGALVAIPVAASIIIIVQKVTFPAQDRKIVPPATSH, from the coding sequence ATGACCGTGAAGACCGAGCTGCGCGCGCCCGCGGAAGACACCGCGACACAGCGATCGAACGCCGTCAGCGCGTATGCGCGGACGAACCCGTTCAAGTTCGGCCTGCTCGGCGCACTCGGTGTGCTCGTGGCCCTGGCGATCGGCGGCGTCATCGGTCAGCTCGCCACCGTGCTCGTGTACATCGGAGTGGCGGTGTTCCTCGCGCTCGGCCTCGACCCGATCGTCACGTTCATCGAACGGAGACTCCCCCGACCGGCAGCCGTCACGATCGTCGTAGCGGGCGTGATCCTCGCTTTCGCGGGCATCATCCTCGCCATCATCCCGCTCCTCGTCGAGCAGATCAGCAACCTGATCAAGGACGGCCCGCAGATGGTCGAGGATTTCATGGCCAGCGCCTGGTACAAGGACGTCAGCGGCCAGTTCGGCTCCACCATCACGGACGCCGTCCAGGGCGTTCTCGACTTCGTCCAGGACCCGGACAACTTCCTCGACATCGGAGGTGGTGTCTTCGCCGTCGGAGCGGGCATCGCGGGCGGGGTGACCGGCGTCACGATCGTCCTGATCCTGACCCTGTACTTCATGGCTTCGCTGCGGAGCATGAAGCACGTGGCCGCCCGCTTCGTGCCGGCCTACCAGCGCGACACCTTCAGCGGACTCCTCGAAGACGTCTCCGGCGCCGTCGGCCGCTATGTGATCGGCCAAGCGAGCCTGGCGCTCATCAACGGCATCCTGAGCCTGATCTTCCTCAGCATCATCGGCGCGCCCGTTCCTGCGCTGCTCGCCCTGATCGCCTTCATCGGGTCCCTGATCCCCTTGGTGGGAACGCTGACCGCCTCGATCATCAACTCGTTGATCTGCCTCTTCGTGTCACCCCTGACCGCCCTGATCGCGATCATCTACTACCTGGTCTATATGCAGATCGAGGCATACGTGCTCTCCCCCCGCATCATGAGCAGAGCCGTTGCGGTGCCGGGAGCGCTCGTGGTGATCGCCGCCGTGGCCGGCGGAACGCTGGGCGGTATCCTCGGCGCGCTCGTCGCGATCCCGGTCGCGGCGAGCATCATCATCATCGTGCAGAAGGTGACGTTCCCTGCGCAGGACCGGAAGATCGTTCCCCCGGCGACGTCGCACTGA
- the glnA gene encoding type I glutamate--ammonia ligase, whose amino-acid sequence MFKDSSEVLTYIKENDVKFLDIRFTDLPGVQQHFNIPASTVDEAFFTDGQLFDGSSIRGFASIHESDMQLIPDVTTAYVDPFREASTLVMLFDIYNPRTGEIYSKDPRQVAKKAEKYLASTGIADTAFFAPEAEFYIFDDVRYSVTAGESFYKVDSEEAAWNTGREEEGGNLANKTPYKGGYFPVSPVDKTADLRDDITLKLIESGFTLERSHHEVGTAGQQEINYRFDTMVHAADDILKFKYIVKNTAQEWGKVATFMPKPLYGDNGSGMHTHQSLWNDGEPLFYDEAGYGQLSDIARWYIGGILAHAPALLAFTNPTLNSYHRLVKGFEAPVNLVYSAGNRSAAIRIPITGSNPKAKRIEFRAPDASGNPYLAFAAQLMAGLDGIKNRIEPHEPVDKDLYELPPEEAKDIPQVPNSLLDSLDALAADHQFLLEGGVFTKELIETWISYKYENEILPMAQRPHPFEYELYFGV is encoded by the coding sequence ATGTTCAAAGATTCGTCCGAAGTACTGACCTACATCAAGGAGAACGACGTCAAGTTCCTTGACATCCGCTTCACCGATCTCCCGGGTGTTCAGCAGCACTTCAACATTCCTGCATCGACGGTCGACGAGGCTTTCTTCACCGACGGCCAGCTGTTCGACGGTTCCTCGATCCGCGGCTTCGCGAGCATCCACGAGTCGGACATGCAGCTCATCCCCGATGTCACGACGGCGTACGTCGACCCGTTCCGCGAGGCGAGCACGCTCGTCATGCTCTTCGACATCTACAACCCGCGCACCGGCGAGATCTACTCGAAGGACCCGCGTCAGGTCGCCAAGAAGGCCGAGAAGTACCTGGCCTCGACCGGCATCGCCGACACCGCCTTCTTCGCCCCCGAGGCGGAGTTCTACATCTTCGACGACGTCCGCTACTCGGTCACCGCCGGCGAGAGCTTCTACAAGGTCGACTCCGAGGAGGCCGCGTGGAACACCGGCCGTGAGGAAGAGGGCGGCAACCTCGCCAACAAGACCCCGTACAAGGGCGGCTACTTCCCGGTGAGCCCGGTCGACAAGACCGCCGACCTGCGTGACGACATCACCCTCAAGCTCATCGAGTCCGGGTTCACGCTCGAGCGTTCGCACCACGAGGTGGGAACCGCCGGTCAGCAGGAGATCAACTACCGCTTCGACACGATGGTCCACGCGGCGGACGACATCCTCAAGTTCAAGTACATCGTCAAGAACACCGCCCAGGAGTGGGGCAAGGTCGCGACCTTCATGCCGAAGCCCCTCTACGGCGACAACGGCTCGGGTATGCACACGCACCAGTCGCTGTGGAACGACGGCGAGCCGCTGTTCTACGACGAGGCCGGCTACGGTCAGCTCAGCGACATCGCGCGCTGGTACATCGGCGGCATCCTGGCACACGCGCCGGCGCTGCTCGCGTTCACCAACCCGACCCTGAACAGCTACCACCGTCTGGTCAAGGGCTTCGAGGCTCCGGTCAACCTGGTCTACTCGGCCGGCAACCGTTCCGCCGCGATCCGCATCCCGATCACGGGCTCCAACCCGAAGGCCAAGCGCATCGAGTTCCGCGCGCCCGACGCCTCCGGCAACCCTTACCTCGCCTTCGCCGCACAGCTGATGGCGGGCCTCGACGGCATCAAGAACCGCATCGAGCCGCACGAGCCCGTCGACAAGGACCTCTACGAGCTCCCGCCCGAGGAGGCCAAGGACATCCCGCAGGTCCCGAACTCCCTGCTCGACTCGCTCGACGCGCTGGCGGCCGACCACCAGTTCCTCCTCGAGGGCGGCGTGTTCACCAAGGAGCTCATCGAGACCTGGATCTCCTACAAGTACGAGAACGAGATCCTGCCGATGGCACAGCGCCCGCACCCGTTCGAGTACGAGCTGTACTTCGGGGTCTGA
- a CDS encoding RDD family protein: MTDAVNTYPGERLGLPESGTGSIARPGRRIGALLIDYAAATIIATGFLGYDQFALPTEAGLTQFAPMLVFAVLQILFIPTAGGSPGHRILGMRLVRRDGGWIGLWRPVVRTLLLIVVVPAVIWDSDQRGLHDKAIGTILIRA; encoded by the coding sequence GTGACGGATGCTGTGAACACGTACCCCGGTGAGCGACTCGGACTCCCGGAGTCGGGTACCGGGAGCATCGCCCGCCCCGGTCGGCGCATCGGCGCTCTTCTGATCGACTACGCCGCGGCGACGATCATCGCGACGGGCTTTCTCGGATACGACCAGTTCGCGCTCCCCACGGAGGCCGGGCTCACCCAGTTCGCGCCGATGCTCGTGTTCGCGGTGCTTCAGATCCTCTTCATCCCGACGGCGGGCGGCAGCCCGGGCCACCGCATCCTCGGAATGCGTCTGGTGCGTCGAGACGGCGGCTGGATCGGTCTGTGGCGTCCTGTGGTGCGGACACTGCTGCTCATCGTCGTCGTCCCCGCGGTGATCTGGGACAGCGACCAGCGCGGCCTCCACGACAAGGCCATCGGGACTATCCTGATCCGCGCCTGA
- a CDS encoding ATP-dependent zinc protease family protein, translating into MYQVSRSTPHSNTLTGWREWVSLPDLGVDWIKAKIDTGARTSSLHAFDIVEFAQDGENWVRFKVKPWQDSQEDAVVVECPVHDRRAVRSSSGHAQERLVVELLIRLVDREVLAEVTLSNRDEMGFRMLIGREALRQGFSVDPARSFLGGRAPRDARRRNRGKV; encoded by the coding sequence ATGTATCAGGTGAGTAGGTCTACCCCCCATTCAAACACCCTTACGGGGTGGCGAGAATGGGTGAGCCTGCCCGATCTCGGAGTGGACTGGATCAAGGCCAAGATCGACACGGGCGCGCGCACCTCGTCGTTGCACGCCTTCGACATCGTGGAGTTCGCACAGGACGGCGAGAACTGGGTCCGCTTCAAGGTCAAGCCCTGGCAGGACAGCCAGGAGGATGCCGTGGTCGTGGAGTGCCCCGTGCACGACCGTCGGGCCGTACGAAGCTCCTCAGGGCACGCGCAGGAGCGTCTCGTGGTGGAGCTGCTGATCCGTCTCGTGGACCGCGAAGTGCTCGCGGAGGTGACGCTGAGCAACCGCGACGAGATGGGGTTCCGCATGCTCATCGGACGCGAGGCCCTTCGACAGGGTTTCTCCGTCGACCCGGCGCGATCCTTCCTCGGCGGCCGCGCACCCCGCGACGCGCGACGTCGCAACCGCGGCAAGGTCTGA
- a CDS encoding RimK family alpha-L-glutamate ligase, translating into MKIAVLSRAPQAYSTQRLRAAALQRGHNVKVLNTLRFAIDLTADEPDLHYRGRQLSDYDAILPRIGNSITYFGTAVVRQFEQMDVYTPNTANGISSARDKLRANQILSRHNIAMPPTAFVRNRADVRPAIERVGGAPVVIKLLEGTQGIGVILAPQVKVAEAIIETLHSTKQNVLIQKFISESRGRDIRALVVGDRVVAAMRRSAAGDEFRSNVHRGGSVEAIELDPVYERAAVRSAQIMGLRVAGVDMLEGDDGPLVMEVNSSPGLQGIESATKLDVAGAIIDYIAGQVAFPEIDVRQRLTVSTGYGVAELMVHGAVDLVGKTLGEAGLWERDITVLTLHRGVSVIPNPRKHVVLEADDRLFCFGKLDEMRSMVPERRRRRAKVRRLPRQPLSE; encoded by the coding sequence GTGAAGATCGCAGTGCTCTCCCGCGCGCCGCAGGCGTACTCCACTCAGCGACTGCGCGCCGCGGCGCTTCAGCGCGGACACAACGTGAAGGTGTTGAACACCCTGCGTTTTGCGATCGATCTGACTGCCGATGAACCCGATCTCCACTACCGCGGTCGCCAGCTGAGCGACTACGACGCCATCCTGCCGCGCATCGGCAACTCGATCACGTATTTCGGCACCGCCGTGGTGCGGCAGTTCGAGCAGATGGACGTCTACACGCCGAACACCGCCAACGGGATCTCGAGTGCCCGCGACAAACTGCGGGCGAACCAGATCCTGTCACGGCACAACATCGCGATGCCGCCGACCGCGTTCGTGCGCAACCGCGCCGACGTGCGACCGGCGATCGAGCGGGTCGGTGGTGCTCCCGTCGTGATCAAGCTCTTGGAGGGAACGCAGGGGATCGGTGTCATCCTCGCTCCGCAGGTCAAGGTGGCCGAGGCGATCATCGAGACGCTCCACTCCACCAAGCAGAACGTCCTGATCCAGAAGTTCATCTCCGAGAGCCGTGGGCGCGACATCCGGGCGCTGGTGGTCGGCGATCGAGTGGTCGCGGCGATGCGTCGTTCCGCGGCCGGAGACGAGTTCCGCTCGAACGTGCACCGCGGCGGATCGGTCGAGGCGATCGAACTGGACCCCGTCTACGAGCGTGCGGCCGTGCGGTCCGCCCAGATCATGGGTCTGCGGGTGGCGGGTGTCGACATGCTCGAGGGCGACGACGGCCCGCTGGTCATGGAGGTCAACTCCTCGCCGGGCCTTCAGGGGATCGAGTCCGCGACGAAGCTCGACGTCGCCGGTGCGATCATCGACTACATCGCCGGGCAGGTCGCTTTCCCCGAGATCGATGTCCGCCAGCGTCTGACCGTCTCGACGGGCTACGGCGTCGCCGAGCTCATGGTGCACGGCGCCGTCGACCTGGTCGGGAAGACTCTCGGCGAGGCAGGGCTCTGGGAGCGCGACATCACGGTCCTCACGCTCCACCGCGGCGTCAGCGTGATTCCCAATCCCCGCAAGCACGTCGTGCTGGAAGCGGACGACAGGCTGTTCTGCTTCGGCAAGCTCGACGAGATGCGTTCGATGGTCCCCGAGCGACGCCGTCGTCGCGCGAAGGTCCGCCGCCTGCCACGTCAGCCGCTCTCGGAGTGA
- a CDS encoding DUF4191 domain-containing protein: protein MAKRASEPEKRPGFFSQIKSLFRFTREAYSWLPWAQLAILIGGVLLGLVAGYLIPPFQVWTLILWGITGLMLGILGALFLMTRLSTSAMYAKIDGMPGATGHVLSTSLGRKWQASETPVGINPKTQEAVYRTIGRGGIVVVGEGARGRLTRLVNEERSKAQRVAHGVPITVIYVGHGEDEVAIADLAKTIKKIPKAIDKATMAAVIRRVESVSQSLSSLPIPKGIDPTKVRSQRPR from the coding sequence ATGGCAAAGCGTGCTTCTGAACCCGAAAAGCGTCCTGGGTTCTTCTCCCAGATCAAGTCCCTCTTCCGGTTCACCCGCGAGGCCTACTCGTGGCTTCCCTGGGCACAGCTCGCGATCCTCATCGGCGGCGTCCTCCTCGGCCTCGTCGCCGGCTATCTGATCCCGCCCTTCCAGGTCTGGACCCTCATCCTCTGGGGCATCACCGGCCTGATGCTGGGTATCCTCGGCGCGCTGTTCCTCATGACGCGCCTGTCGACGTCGGCCATGTACGCGAAGATCGACGGCATGCCCGGCGCCACCGGCCACGTGCTCAGCACCAGTCTCGGCCGCAAGTGGCAGGCCTCGGAGACACCGGTCGGCATCAACCCGAAGACGCAGGAAGCCGTCTACCGCACGATCGGCCGTGGTGGCATCGTCGTCGTGGGCGAGGGCGCGCGTGGCCGACTCACCCGCCTGGTCAACGAGGAGCGCAGCAAGGCCCAGCGCGTCGCACACGGCGTCCCGATCACGGTGATCTATGTCGGACACGGGGAAGACGAGGTCGCGATCGCCGACCTCGCGAAGACGATCAAGAAGATCCCCAAGGCGATCGACAAGGCCACCATGGCTGCCGTCATCCGCCGCGTGGAGTCCGTGTCGCAGTCGTTGTCGTCGCTGCCGATTCCCAAGGGGATCGACCCCACGAAGGTACGCTCACAGCGTCCGCGGTGA
- the sucB gene encoding 2-oxoglutarate dehydrogenase, E2 component, dihydrolipoamide succinyltransferase, with translation MSTSVVLPALGESVTEGTVTRWLKQVGDTVQADEGLLEISTDKVDTEIPSPVTGVIEEILVAEDETVEVGALLARIGDGSSAAPTQDAPSAAAPAAEEAPAEAAPEASAPAEQAAPAPAAETPAPAAESAPSASAGDATDIVLPELGESVTEGTVTRWLKQVGDEVAVDEALLEISTDKVDTEIPSPVAGVLQEIIAGEDETVAVGAVLARVGSGAAPASASEPEAPAAEAPAAEAPAATPAPATEAPAAAPAPAAAPAAPAAAAAPAPAAAPAAPKLTLPTESDNLYVTPLVRRLASQQGVDLASVQGTGVGGRIRKEDVLKAAETASAAPAAASAPAPAPLEVSPLRGTTQPMSRLRKVLAKRAVESMQQTAQLTTVVEVDVTALAEYRDSVKASFLEKTGDKLSFLPFFALATAEALQAFPIINATVDGENIVYPESENVSIAVDTERGLLTPVLRDAASKNIAQIAHEIADLAARTRDNKLKPDELAGGTFTLTNTGSRGALFDTPVVFLPQSAILGTGTVVKRPGLVKVGGADAIAVRSYVYLALSYDHRIIDGADAARFLGAVKARLESAQFAAQLGA, from the coding sequence ATGAGCACATCCGTCGTCCTCCCCGCTCTCGGCGAGAGCGTCACAGAGGGTACGGTCACCCGCTGGCTCAAGCAGGTGGGAGACACCGTGCAGGCGGACGAGGGCCTGCTCGAGATCTCGACCGACAAGGTCGACACCGAGATCCCCTCCCCTGTCACCGGTGTGATCGAGGAGATCCTCGTGGCCGAGGATGAGACCGTCGAGGTCGGTGCCCTCCTGGCCCGCATCGGCGACGGCAGCAGTGCCGCTCCGACCCAGGACGCCCCGTCCGCTGCCGCCCCGGCTGCCGAAGAGGCTCCTGCCGAAGCCGCACCCGAGGCATCCGCGCCGGCTGAGCAGGCGGCACCCGCACCTGCGGCGGAGACACCCGCCCCGGCCGCTGAGTCCGCGCCGTCGGCGTCCGCAGGCGATGCGACCGACATCGTGCTTCCGGAACTGGGCGAGAGCGTCACCGAGGGCACCGTCACCCGTTGGCTGAAGCAGGTGGGTGACGAGGTCGCCGTCGACGAGGCTCTTCTGGAGATCTCCACCGACAAGGTCGACACCGAGATCCCCTCGCCGGTCGCCGGCGTGCTCCAGGAGATCATTGCCGGAGAAGACGAGACCGTCGCCGTCGGCGCCGTGCTCGCCCGCGTCGGTTCGGGTGCTGCTCCGGCATCCGCCTCCGAGCCGGAAGCGCCCGCTGCGGAGGCACCCGCTGCGGAGGCACCCGCCGCTACCCCGGCCCCGGCCACCGAAGCGCCGGCTGCGGCTCCTGCACCGGCTGCGGCTCCGGCTGCTCCCGCGGCGGCCGCTGCTCCGGCACCCGCCGCCGCTCCCGCTGCACCGAAGCTCACGCTGCCGACCGAGAGCGACAACCTCTACGTGACGCCCCTCGTGCGCCGTCTGGCCTCGCAGCAGGGAGTCGATCTCGCCTCCGTCCAGGGAACCGGCGTGGGGGGTCGTATCCGCAAGGAAGACGTCCTCAAGGCCGCTGAGACCGCGTCCGCTGCGCCCGCCGCAGCCAGCGCTCCCGCCCCGGCGCCGCTCGAGGTCTCCCCGCTGCGCGGCACCACCCAGCCGATGTCGCGTCTGCGGAAGGTCCTCGCCAAGCGTGCGGTCGAGTCGATGCAGCAGACCGCTCAGCTGACGACGGTCGTCGAGGTCGATGTCACGGCTCTCGCCGAGTACCGCGACAGCGTCAAGGCGTCCTTCCTCGAGAAGACGGGCGACAAGCTCTCCTTCCTGCCGTTCTTCGCGCTGGCGACCGCCGAGGCCCTCCAGGCCTTCCCGATCATCAACGCCACGGTCGACGGCGAGAACATCGTGTACCCCGAAAGCGAGAACGTGTCGATCGCGGTCGACACCGAGCGCGGACTGCTCACCCCCGTGCTGCGCGACGCCGCCTCGAAGAACATCGCGCAGATCGCTCATGAGATCGCCGATCTCGCCGCCCGGACCCGCGACAACAAGCTGAAGCCCGACGAGCTCGCCGGTGGAACGTTCACGCTGACCAACACGGGTTCCCGTGGTGCCCTGTTCGACACTCCGGTGGTCTTCCTCCCGCAGTCGGCGATCCTGGGCACCGGAACGGTCGTGAAGCGCCCCGGTCTCGTGAAGGTCGGCGGTGCAGATGCCATCGCTGTCCGGTCGTACGTGTATCTCGCACTCTCCTACGACCACCGGATCATCGACGGTGCCGACGCTGCCCGCTTCCTGGGCGCCGTCAAGGCACGCCTCGAGTCGGCTCAGTTCGCCGCTCAGCTCGGCGCCTGA
- the lpdA gene encoding dihydrolipoyl dehydrogenase, with the protein MTTHTFDIVVLGGGSGGYAAALRASELGKSVALIEKDKVGGTCLHRGCIPTKALLHAAEVAEHVRDAASVGVTATLEGVDPAGVRTYREGIVAKKFKGLEGLVKARGITTVAGLGRLNPDRSVSVGDDVYVGADVVLATGSYSRSLPGLEIGGRVLTSEQALALDVIPERVLILGGGVIGVEFASVWRSFGSEVTIIEALPHLVPNEDIALSKGLERAFRRRGIQYSLGTRFQSAVQDDSSVTVTLEDGKEFTADYLLVAVGRGPVTADIGFEEAGVTLDRGFVIVDEDLRTGVPGLWAVGDIVPGLQLAHRGFQQGIAVAERIAGLSPVNIPDAQIPKVTYSSPEVASVGVTEEAAAAEHGADAIVAYEYNLAGNGKSEIIGTGGLVKVVRLKDGPVIGVHLLGDRVGELITEGQLAVAWEAHPEDIAPLIHAHPTQSEALGEAFLALAGKPLHAL; encoded by the coding sequence ATGACAACCCACACCTTCGACATCGTCGTCCTGGGCGGCGGAAGCGGCGGATACGCCGCGGCGTTGCGCGCGAGTGAACTCGGCAAGTCCGTCGCGCTGATCGAGAAGGACAAGGTCGGTGGGACCTGCCTGCACCGCGGGTGCATCCCCACCAAGGCCCTGCTGCACGCGGCAGAGGTCGCCGAGCATGTGCGCGATGCCGCTTCCGTCGGCGTGACCGCCACGCTGGAAGGCGTCGACCCGGCAGGCGTCCGCACGTACCGCGAGGGGATCGTCGCCAAGAAGTTCAAGGGCCTCGAGGGACTCGTCAAGGCTCGCGGCATCACCACGGTCGCCGGACTCGGTCGCCTGAACCCGGACCGCAGCGTGAGCGTCGGCGACGACGTCTATGTCGGTGCGGATGTCGTGCTCGCGACCGGATCGTACAGCCGATCGCTCCCTGGCCTCGAGATCGGCGGACGCGTCCTCACGAGCGAGCAGGCCCTCGCCCTCGACGTCATCCCGGAGCGGGTCCTCATCCTCGGTGGTGGCGTGATCGGAGTCGAGTTCGCCAGCGTGTGGCGTTCGTTCGGCTCGGAGGTCACGATCATCGAGGCGCTCCCCCATCTCGTCCCGAACGAGGACATCGCCCTCAGCAAGGGGCTGGAGAGGGCGTTCCGCCGACGTGGCATCCAGTACTCCCTCGGCACCCGCTTCCAGAGCGCGGTTCAAGACGATTCCTCCGTCACCGTCACGCTCGAAGACGGCAAGGAGTTCACCGCCGACTACCTGCTCGTCGCCGTCGGGCGTGGTCCGGTGACCGCCGATATCGGCTTCGAGGAGGCGGGCGTCACGCTCGATCGCGGCTTCGTGATCGTCGACGAAGACCTGCGCACCGGTGTTCCGGGGCTCTGGGCCGTCGGCGACATCGTCCCCGGCCTCCAGCTCGCGCATCGCGGATTCCAGCAGGGCATCGCCGTCGCCGAACGGATCGCGGGTCTCTCGCCGGTGAACATCCCCGATGCGCAGATCCCCAAGGTCACTTACTCGAGTCCTGAGGTCGCCTCGGTCGGCGTGACCGAGGAAGCGGCCGCGGCCGAACACGGCGCGGACGCGATCGTCGCCTACGAATACAACCTCGCGGGGAATGGCAAGAGCGAGATCATCGGAACCGGTGGTCTCGTGAAGGTCGTCCGCCTCAAGGACGGCCCCGTCATCGGTGTCCACCTGCTCGGAGACCGCGTCGGCGAGCTCATCACCGAGGGGCAGCTCGCCGTCGCCTGGGAAGCGCACCCGGAGGACATCGCGCCTCTCATCCACGCGCACCCGACCCAGAGCGAGGCACTCGGCGAGGCGTTCCTCGCCCTTGCCGGCAAGCCCCTGCACGCCCTCTGA
- a CDS encoding leucyl aminopeptidase: MTLPVLSHTTAQFPGSAADAAVLVVAALPESAESLAGYPGLADALAGVGFTGSAGSFTRVYAPEVTSLPFAVVGAGSTPDAAAVRNAAGTALRTLTGFEHVAVALADGLEGFAPAAAEGAVLGGHKFDGYRTEKGKTRAGEITLHAALDDEDVAHAQVIGEAVALIKDLVNVPAEWQSPAQLAQSAADSVADLDVTVEIFDEKALAEQGFGGILGVGQGSDRPPRLVRLDYSPADAVRHIALVGKGITFDTGGLSLKPAASMVGMKFDMAGAATSLAAIRAIAALGLPVHVTAWLCITDNMPSGRALRPGDVIRILDGTTVEVQNTDAEGRLVLADGLVAASRENPDVIIDVATLTGAIVAALGHRHTGVFGDVETVSSFISATAQVDEPAWHMPLPDYMEESLESPIADLQNANMSDRMGGASYAGLFLRRFVGRTSDAEDAPRIPWVHLDIAGSGEHAGAPYGFTEKGPTGAMVRSIVAFAEASHKEA; the protein is encoded by the coding sequence ATGACGCTTCCCGTGCTCTCGCACACCACCGCTCAGTTCCCCGGAAGCGCTGCCGATGCCGCAGTGCTCGTCGTCGCCGCTCTCCCCGAGTCGGCGGAATCACTGGCCGGTTATCCCGGCCTCGCGGATGCCTTGGCCGGTGTCGGATTCACCGGCTCCGCCGGATCCTTCACCCGCGTGTATGCCCCCGAGGTGACCTCCCTGCCGTTCGCCGTCGTCGGCGCCGGCAGCACGCCGGATGCCGCGGCGGTGCGCAATGCGGCCGGAACGGCGCTGCGCACGCTGACCGGCTTCGAGCACGTCGCGGTCGCCCTCGCCGACGGGCTCGAGGGCTTCGCCCCGGCAGCCGCAGAGGGCGCTGTGCTCGGAGGACACAAGTTCGACGGCTACCGCACCGAGAAAGGCAAGACGCGCGCCGGTGAGATCACGCTGCACGCCGCGCTCGATGATGAAGACGTCGCGCACGCCCAGGTCATCGGCGAGGCGGTCGCGCTCATCAAGGACCTCGTGAACGTGCCCGCCGAGTGGCAGAGCCCCGCGCAGCTCGCTCAGAGCGCGGCTGACAGCGTCGCCGACCTCGATGTCACGGTCGAGATCTTCGACGAGAAGGCCCTCGCCGAGCAGGGCTTCGGCGGCATCCTGGGCGTGGGACAGGGCTCCGACCGACCGCCGCGTCTCGTTCGCCTCGACTACTCCCCCGCCGACGCTGTGCGACACATCGCGCTCGTCGGCAAGGGCATCACGTTCGACACCGGGGGCTTGTCCCTGAAGCCCGCGGCCTCGATGGTCGGCATGAAGTTCGACATGGCGGGCGCCGCGACGTCCCTCGCCGCGATCCGGGCGATCGCCGCACTCGGCCTCCCCGTCCACGTGACCGCGTGGCTCTGCATCACCGACAACATGCCCTCGGGTCGTGCGTTGCGCCCCGGCGACGTCATCCGCATCCTCGACGGCACCACGGTGGAGGTCCAGAACACCGACGCCGAGGGACGGCTCGTCCTCGCAGACGGCCTCGTGGCCGCGAGCCGCGAGAATCCGGACGTCATCATCGATGTGGCGACCCTCACGGGCGCCATCGTCGCCGCACTCGGCCACCGGCACACCGGAGTCTTCGGCGACGTCGAGACGGTCTCGTCCTTCATCTCGGCAACCGCCCAGGTCGACGAGCCCGCCTGGCACATGCCGCTGCCGGACTACATGGAGGAGTCGCTCGAGTCCCCCATCGCTGACCTGCAGAACGCGAATATGAGTGACCGGATGGGCGGCGCCTCCTATGCAGGCCTGTTCCTGCGGCGCTTCGTCGGGCGCACCTCGGACGCTGAGGACGCCCCCCGCATCCCCTGGGTGCACCTCGACATCGCGGGATCCGGCGAACATGCCGGCGCCCCGTACGGCTTCACGGAGAAGGGCCCCACCGGAGCGATGGTCCGATCGATCGTCGCCTTCGCCGAAGCATCCCACAAGGAGGCATGA